The proteins below come from a single Malus sylvestris chromosome 3, drMalSylv7.2, whole genome shotgun sequence genomic window:
- the LOC126616915 gene encoding uncharacterized protein LOC126616915: MVDVLVSTLLEKLASTTYQYVADEVKLVLNVKKEVEEFTSNLEAIESVLEDAEQRQIKEANVQNWLDNLKEILYQMVDVLDEWNTEILRQQVEKQEREGVTRIAPQRKNDLFLSLIAPRVWFTSTSRPSGSRVTRNWAWIQNLLLNATAVDMHGKEDYENFLSYVCNACNGTTALKACSKFSLSTIQKETSKSTRSVGYNEGNMAAVRGRIGSTITSWIRQMNLAILIWTFMV; the protein is encoded by the exons ATGGTTGATGTGCTTGTTTCCACACTACTAGAAAAGTTGGCTTCAACAACTTATCAATATGTAGCGGACGAGGTGAAACTCGTTCTGAACGTCAAGAAAGAAGTTGAAGAGTTCACTAGCAACCTGGAAGCTATTGAATCTGTGCTTGAGGATGCAGAGCAAAGGCAAATTAAGGAGGCCAACGTGCAAAACTGGCTGGACAACCTAAAGGAAATATTGTACCAGATGGTGGACGTGCTGGATGAGTGGAATACTGAGATTCTGAGACAACAGGTTGAGAAACAAGAAAGAGAAGGTGTAACTCGTATTGCTCCTCAGAGAAAG AATGATCTTTTCCTTTCGTTAATTGCGCCAAGAGTTTGGTTTACGAGCACAAGTAGACCCAGTGGGAGTCGTGTTACGAGAAACTGGGCTTGGATTCAAAACCTACTACTGAATGCTACAGCAGTGGACATGCATGGTAAAGAG GACTACGAAAACTTTCTGAGCTATGTCTGCAATGCCTGTAACGGCACCACTGCACTCAAGGCTTGCAGTAAATTTTCCCTCAGTACCATCCAAAAGGAAACTTCGAAATCTACGCGTTCAGTTGGCTACAACGAGGGAAATATGGCAGCAGTAAGAGGAAGAATAGGATCGACCATAACATCGTGGATCCGTCAAATGAACCTGGCAATTTTGATATGGACGTTTATGGTGTAA
- the LOC126615777 gene encoding 40S ribosomal protein S4-3-like, which yields MARGLKKHLKRLNAPKHWMLDKLGGAFAPKPSSGPHKARECLPLVLILRNRLKYALTYREVVSILMQRHILVDGKVRTDKTYPSGFMDVVSIPKTNENFRLLFDTKGRFRLHSIRDEEAKFKLCKVRSVQFGQKGIPYLNTFDGRTIRYPDPLIKANDTIKLDLEANKITDFIKFDVGNVVMVTGGRNRGRVGVIKNREKHKGSFETIHVQDALGHEFATRLGNVFTIGKGTKPWVSLPKGKGIKLSIIEEAKKRQAAAQTAATA from the exons ATG GCTAGAGGACTGAAGAAGCATTTGAAGAGGCTCAATGCCCCAAAGCATTGGATGCTCGACAAGCTTGGTGGTGCTTTT GCCCCCAAGCCATCATCTGGTCCCCACAAAGCCAGGGAGTGCCTTCCCCTGGTTCTTATTCTGAGGAACAGGTTGAAGTATGCACTCACATACCGTGAGGTTGTTTCAATTCTCATGCAGCGCCATATTTTGGTTGACGGAAAGGTTAGGACTGACAAGACTTACCCTTCTGGCTTCATGG ATGTTGTTTCGATCCCAAAAACAAATGAGAATTTCCGTCTGCTCTTTGACACCAAGGGTCGGTTTAGGCTCCACTCAATTAGAGATGAGGAGGCCAAG TTCAAGCTCTGCAAGGTTCGATCAGTGCAGTTTGGGCAGAAAGGCATCCCCTATCTTAACACTTTTGATGGACGCACTATTCGCTACCCTGATCCGCTCATCAAGGCCAATGACACTATCAAGCTGGACTTAGAGGCCAACAAGATCACTGACTTCATTAAGTTTGATGTTGGTAATGTTGTCATGGTTACTGGCGGAAGGAATAGGGGGCGTGTTGGAGTCATTAAGAACAGGGAGAAGCATAAGGGAAGCTTTGAAACTATCCACGTACAGGATGCCCTCGGACATGAGTTTGCAACCCGTCTTGGTAATGTGTTCACCATCGGCAAGGGTACAAAGCCATGGGTGTCTCTTCCCAAGGGCAAGGGTATCAAGCTAAGCATCATTGAAGAGGCAAAGAAGCGACAAGCGGCCGCCCAAACAGCTGCTACTGCTTAA
- the LOC126616916 gene encoding mitochondrial import inner membrane translocase subunit TIM22-4-like produces MASNPENEPTASREVEKPPIEPIRLPTVEEMRGQDIWNNCAVRSVVSGVMGGGLGLMMGLLLGALDNPIMQDEMTGKQQFIYQAKSMGRRSWSSAKAFAVMGFVFSAAECVVEKARAKHDTTNTVVAGCVTGGALSAKAGPQAACVGCAGFAAFSVLIEKFLDRHD; encoded by the exons ATGGCCTCGAATCCGGAGAACGAACCTACGGCCTCGAGAGAGGTCGAGAAGCCACCGATTGAGCCCATACGGCTGCCCACGGTGGAGGAGATGCGCGGCCAAGACATTTGGAACAACTGCGCCGTACGCAGCGTTGTTAGTGGAGTTATGG GTGGTGGGCTTGGGTTGATGATGGGTTTGCTTCTCGGAGCGTTAGACAACCCTATAATGCAAGACGAAATGACTGGTAAACAGCAATTCATTTATCAAGCAAAGTCGATGGGCCGGAGGAGTTGGAGTTCTGCAAAAGCATTTGCAGTTATGGGATTTGTTTTCTCAGCAGCTGAGTGTGTTGTTGAAAAG GCACGAGCTAAACATGACACAACAAATACAGTTGTTGCTGGATGTGTAACTGGTGGTGCACTCTCAGCCAAAG CTGGTCCACAAGCGGCCTGTGTTGGTTGTGCCGGCTTTGCTGCATTTTCGGTGCTGATAGAGAAGTTTTTGGATAGACATGATTGA